The following proteins are encoded in a genomic region of Sorangiineae bacterium MSr12523:
- a CDS encoding TonB-dependent receptor: MPLTSRFPGNVYLLFATAVSSATYFAPGVAFAQDAPAPDAATQSAPAPPTAPTPAPDPIPADATAEEAAEELKEEDPSRPPPKGKGAVWGVITDSDTKDTLIEAQVFVLGKDKRVLTDVDGRYRIELPPGDYDFRVVYELHQTRRLKRVRVVAGKTRRIDVPMESDKEAHEELSPIEADIERASAAAQIQIRRNAATASDGVGAQDIAKTPDRNAADASRRVVGVTLVEGRYLFVRGLGERYSNALLNGAPLPSPEPDRQAVPLDIFPTAVLSDVTVSKTFVPDMPGDFAGGSVNIHTRDLPPKFQFQANVGLGFNTETTFQRRLSHQGGSTDWLGIDDGGRKLPSVIPNENVQAFVPGASGRNPRLTEYGRAMNSPMTTTNPISLPNGTISAYVGNSIRFGKKNEQAFGYQFAAGYSRRFVRRNDEILRNFNPDPQNPGQLILQNDYRANTGLDLVAWNGLSTLTYAPSLDHRFTLTGLYSRGSEKEGREITGPNAERNGAVVYDTRLRFVSRDLAFGQLRGEHRFPSTMGTQIAWTGTASRAKLDEPNTRETVYSDDPTLGRSWLQGTLSGSHFYAKQSETTYGGSVDVTQPVTRELKATKNFKFGGLITRRHREFNARRFRYTDTGQNPGAILLPPDQLFTNPNIGDAQDGTSALELTEYTRKNDAYNADHNVYAGYLMGDFWFGERLRAIVGARVESSTQTIDSFDPHVGVSTAVQAKLAKTDLLPSANLIFKVTEASNLRLSASRTVARPQLRELAPFSFTDYFGAREIEGNPNLDRTRINNYDVRFEWFPGEADVLAATAFAKSFDKPIEPIIISQGRGVLSYQNARGATNLGIELEARKQLGFISKALQDFSVLSNLTLVHSRVELDSGPGQVQTSNVRPLAQQSPFIVNFAIDYNHESSRTRIRVLYNIFGERIAQVGQLGLPDIYEQPRSQLDASITQGIGKYVDLKLAADNLLDAPYRFLQADNIVQRYKLGTSVWLSATVNIQ; this comes from the coding sequence ATGCCGCTTACGTCTCGTTTCCCAGGAAACGTGTATTTGTTGTTCGCCACGGCCGTGTCGTCCGCGACGTATTTCGCGCCCGGTGTTGCGTTCGCGCAAGACGCGCCTGCACCGGACGCAGCTACGCAATCTGCGCCCGCGCCGCCGACGGCGCCGACTCCAGCCCCGGATCCCATTCCGGCCGATGCGACTGCGGAGGAAGCCGCCGAGGAGCTCAAAGAGGAAGATCCGTCGCGACCGCCGCCCAAGGGCAAGGGCGCCGTTTGGGGCGTCATCACCGATAGCGATACCAAGGACACGCTGATTGAAGCCCAGGTTTTCGTCCTGGGGAAAGACAAGCGCGTACTGACGGACGTCGACGGCCGCTACCGCATCGAGCTTCCACCGGGCGATTACGACTTTCGCGTGGTGTACGAACTGCACCAGACGCGCCGGCTGAAGAGGGTGCGCGTGGTTGCGGGAAAAACGCGCCGCATCGACGTGCCGATGGAGTCGGACAAAGAGGCTCACGAGGAATTGTCGCCCATCGAGGCCGACATCGAGCGCGCGAGCGCCGCAGCGCAGATTCAGATACGGCGGAATGCCGCGACGGCGTCCGATGGCGTCGGTGCGCAGGACATTGCCAAGACGCCCGACCGGAACGCGGCAGATGCATCGCGACGCGTCGTCGGTGTGACGCTGGTCGAGGGTCGCTATCTGTTCGTCCGCGGTTTGGGTGAGCGGTATTCGAATGCGCTTTTGAATGGTGCACCGCTGCCGAGCCCCGAGCCGGACCGGCAAGCCGTCCCACTCGATATCTTCCCAACGGCGGTTTTGTCCGACGTCACCGTTTCGAAGACATTCGTGCCCGACATGCCGGGCGACTTCGCGGGTGGATCCGTCAACATTCATACGCGCGATCTGCCGCCCAAGTTTCAGTTTCAAGCCAACGTGGGGCTCGGGTTCAATACGGAGACGACCTTCCAGCGACGCCTTTCTCACCAGGGCGGCAGCACGGACTGGCTCGGCATCGACGACGGCGGACGAAAGCTGCCGTCGGTGATTCCGAACGAGAACGTGCAGGCCTTCGTCCCGGGCGCTTCCGGCCGGAATCCGCGGCTCACCGAGTATGGGCGGGCGATGAACTCGCCCATGACGACGACGAACCCCATTTCGCTGCCCAACGGCACGATCAGCGCGTACGTCGGCAATTCGATCCGCTTCGGAAAGAAGAACGAGCAGGCGTTCGGCTATCAGTTTGCCGCCGGCTACTCGCGTCGTTTCGTCCGCAGAAACGACGAGATTCTGCGCAACTTCAATCCCGATCCGCAGAATCCGGGACAACTGATCCTTCAGAACGACTACAGGGCGAACACCGGCCTCGATTTGGTGGCGTGGAACGGGCTCTCGACGTTGACGTACGCGCCAAGCCTCGATCATCGATTTACCCTGACGGGACTCTACAGCCGCGGCTCGGAAAAAGAGGGGCGCGAGATTACGGGTCCCAACGCCGAACGAAATGGCGCGGTCGTCTACGATACCCGTCTTCGATTCGTGTCCCGCGATCTCGCATTCGGTCAGCTTCGCGGCGAACATCGGTTTCCCTCGACCATGGGCACGCAGATCGCATGGACGGGAACGGCTTCGCGCGCCAAGCTCGACGAACCCAACACCCGCGAGACCGTCTACTCCGACGATCCCACGCTGGGACGCAGCTGGCTCCAAGGAACGCTGAGCGGTTCGCATTTCTATGCCAAGCAGAGCGAGACCACGTACGGAGGCAGCGTCGATGTCACGCAACCGGTCACCCGGGAATTGAAGGCTACGAAGAATTTCAAGTTCGGTGGCCTGATAACCCGCAGACACCGCGAGTTCAATGCGCGAAGGTTTCGCTACACCGATACGGGACAGAACCCCGGCGCCATCCTCTTACCGCCGGATCAACTCTTCACCAACCCGAACATCGGCGATGCGCAAGACGGCACGAGCGCGCTCGAACTGACGGAGTACACGCGGAAGAACGACGCGTACAATGCCGATCACAACGTATACGCCGGCTACCTGATGGGCGACTTCTGGTTCGGCGAACGGCTGCGCGCCATCGTTGGAGCGCGCGTCGAATCGTCGACGCAAACCATCGACTCGTTCGACCCGCACGTGGGCGTCAGCACGGCAGTCCAGGCCAAATTGGCCAAGACCGACCTCCTTCCCTCCGCCAATCTGATCTTCAAGGTCACGGAAGCCTCCAATCTTCGGCTCTCGGCGTCTCGAACCGTTGCGCGGCCGCAACTTCGCGAGCTTGCGCCTTTTTCGTTCACGGATTACTTCGGCGCACGCGAAATCGAGGGAAATCCAAACCTCGATCGAACCCGTATCAACAATTACGACGTTCGCTTCGAGTGGTTCCCTGGGGAGGCGGACGTGCTCGCGGCCACGGCTTTCGCCAAGTCGTTCGACAAGCCCATCGAGCCCATCATCATTTCGCAGGGACGCGGGGTGTTGTCGTACCAGAACGCGCGCGGTGCGACGAATCTGGGCATCGAGCTGGAGGCGCGGAAGCAGTTGGGGTTCATCTCCAAAGCGCTGCAAGACTTCAGTGTTCTGTCGAATTTGACGTTGGTCCATTCCCGGGTCGAGCTCGACTCCGGTCCTGGACAGGTGCAAACGAGCAACGTTCGACCTTTGGCCCAACAATCGCCTTTCATCGTCAATTTCGCCATCGATTACAATCACGAAAGCTCGCGCACACGTATTCGTGTATTGTATAATATTTTCGGGGAGCGCATTGCCCAAGTCGGCCAGCTTGGATTGCCCGATATTTACGAACAACCCCGCAGCCAGCTCGATGCGTCCATCACGCAAGGGATTGGCAAATACGTCGACCTGAAACTGGCCGCCGACAACCTTCTCGACGCGCCCTATCGCTTCCTCCAAGCCGACAATATCGTTCAACGCTACAAGCTCGGAACGTCCGTCTGGCTCAGCGCCACCGTGAATATCCAATAG
- a CDS encoding biopolymer transporter ExbD — MSKYMPQPEINVTPLVDVVLVLLIIFMVIAPALEHGERVELPAIVRPDPKSKLKQEPITVSIAASGKIFLEKDMVDRDTLGAKLDELHEKDAERRVVLKGDSSLNYGEARAVFAMVEKTGFGGCSLMVSKKGKEDEPEEAELAAAESGR; from the coding sequence ATGAGCAAGTACATGCCGCAGCCCGAGATCAACGTGACGCCGCTGGTGGACGTCGTTCTCGTGCTTCTCATCATCTTCATGGTCATCGCCCCCGCGCTCGAACACGGCGAGCGCGTGGAGCTCCCCGCCATCGTGCGGCCGGATCCGAAGTCCAAATTGAAACAAGAGCCGATCACCGTGAGCATCGCCGCGAGCGGTAAGATTTTCCTCGAGAAAGACATGGTCGATCGCGACACGCTGGGCGCGAAGCTCGACGAGCTGCACGAGAAAGACGCCGAGCGCCGGGTCGTGTTGAAGGGTGACTCGAGCCTGAATTATGGGGAGGCGCGCGCCGTCTTCGCCATGGTGGAGAAAACCGGTTTCGGCGGCTGTTCCCTCATGGTGAGCAAGAAGGGCAAAGAGGACGAGCCGGAAGAGGCGGAACTCGCCGCGGCGGAGAGCGGGAGGTAA
- a CDS encoding winged helix DNA-binding domain-containing protein encodes MPRAALLSIHARIAGTGPAAWEHRSLIQLWGPRFSAYVVAAKDLPLFSLGRLPEDARGLARAHHTASRLHTFLDGRKMPFGQAGHGMGVPHNSLRYAAPTGRVLLRWEGARQPVVWTQPAPNMAPRDARLELARRYLHVFGPTTAASFAEWAGISPAAALAAFEALHPALTPVRTPIGDAWILADDEPAFRAPPGPAAPARLLPSGDAYYLLWGADRELLVPNAKRRAALWTSRVWPGALLVHGEIVGVWRRTAGEIAIEAWRRLSSSEREAAEAEAMSLPLPGLEGPVVVHFRSPA; translated from the coding sequence ATGCCGCGCGCTGCGCTCTTGTCCATCCATGCGCGGATCGCCGGCACCGGCCCGGCGGCGTGGGAGCATCGCTCACTCATTCAACTTTGGGGCCCGCGGTTCAGTGCGTACGTCGTGGCCGCCAAGGATCTCCCCCTGTTCTCGCTTGGGCGGCTGCCAGAGGACGCCCGTGGCCTCGCGAGGGCACACCATACGGCGTCCCGACTTCACACGTTCCTCGACGGCCGCAAGATGCCATTCGGCCAGGCAGGGCACGGGATGGGCGTACCTCACAACAGCCTCCGGTACGCGGCCCCGACGGGCAGGGTCCTGCTGCGCTGGGAAGGGGCACGCCAGCCCGTCGTCTGGACCCAGCCGGCGCCCAACATGGCCCCGCGGGATGCGCGCCTCGAACTCGCGCGTCGATACCTTCACGTCTTCGGCCCGACGACTGCGGCTTCCTTCGCGGAGTGGGCCGGCATTTCGCCTGCGGCCGCACTTGCCGCCTTCGAAGCGCTGCATCCTGCGCTGACGCCGGTGCGCACGCCGATTGGCGATGCCTGGATTCTCGCCGACGACGAACCCGCGTTTCGGGCGCCCCCCGGGCCTGCTGCGCCGGCGCGGCTCCTCCCCAGTGGGGACGCGTACTATCTTCTCTGGGGAGCCGATCGGGAGCTTCTCGTGCCCAACGCCAAACGACGCGCGGCGCTCTGGACATCGCGCGTGTGGCCGGGCGCGTTGCTCGTCCATGGCGAAATCGTCGGTGTCTGGCGCCGGACGGCGGGCGAGATCGCGATCGAGGCGTGGCGCCGCCTCTCCTCGTCGGAACGGGAGGCGGCGGAAGCCGAAGCCATGTCGCTACCGCTACCGGGCCTCGAAGGTCCGGTGGTCGTCCATTTCAGGTCTCCCGCGTGA
- a CDS encoding NAD-dependent epimerase/dehydratase family protein — translation MIDLITGATGFIGSHLAERLLREGRQVRVLCRAGSEGKLTAAVATGAQLVQGDLRDERSLVAAVAGAARIFHCAGHVSDWGTADEFAGANVRGTEALYRAARAAGVRRVVHFSSIAVFGTPSPKYFDDTTPLDGQAWDGYSLTKAHGEAVARKAFESGLPLSILRPAVVYGPRGTWLEEPLAMIRQGKMFLLGGGVGTCHPCYIENLLDATLLAAEHPSALGEAFIVGDGEAISFRDYFDAVAKIAGRPPVRRSIPLPVARTMASSLEAMARLRRATARPLLTHTAIDMVTTKSEMSIRKIREQLGWTPRYSFSSAVDHLCELTRSRTPL, via the coding sequence ATGATCGATCTGATAACGGGCGCGACGGGGTTCATCGGCAGCCATCTCGCGGAACGCTTGCTACGCGAAGGGCGCCAGGTGCGGGTGCTCTGCCGTGCGGGGAGCGAGGGCAAGCTCACGGCTGCGGTGGCCACGGGCGCGCAGCTCGTGCAGGGCGATCTGCGGGATGAACGCTCGCTCGTCGCGGCTGTGGCGGGGGCGGCACGCATCTTTCATTGCGCAGGCCACGTTTCGGATTGGGGGACCGCGGACGAGTTCGCAGGCGCCAATGTCCGCGGCACGGAAGCGCTGTATCGCGCGGCGCGTGCAGCCGGCGTGCGGCGCGTCGTTCATTTCAGCTCCATCGCCGTGTTCGGAACACCTTCACCGAAGTATTTCGACGACACGACGCCCTTGGATGGGCAGGCGTGGGATGGCTATTCGCTCACCAAGGCCCACGGCGAGGCCGTCGCACGGAAGGCCTTCGAGTCAGGTCTGCCGCTCTCCATTTTGCGGCCTGCCGTGGTGTACGGTCCGCGCGGGACTTGGCTCGAGGAGCCCCTTGCGATGATCCGACAGGGCAAGATGTTCCTGTTGGGCGGCGGCGTCGGTACGTGCCATCCGTGCTACATCGAGAACTTGCTCGATGCGACCTTGCTCGCCGCCGAGCACCCGAGCGCGCTGGGCGAAGCGTTCATCGTCGGGGACGGCGAGGCCATTTCTTTTCGCGATTACTTCGATGCGGTGGCCAAAATCGCGGGGCGCCCGCCCGTGCGCCGGTCGATCCCCTTGCCCGTCGCGCGCACGATGGCCTCTTCCCTCGAGGCGATGGCGCGCCTTCGTCGTGCGACGGCGCGGCCGCTCCTCACGCATACGGCCATCGACATGGTGACGACGAAGAGCGAAATGTCGATTCGAAAGATCCGCGAGCAGCTCGGTTGGACGCCGCGCTACTCCTTTTCGAGCGCCGTCGATCACCTGTGCGAGCTCACCCGAAGTCGAACACCACTTTGA
- a CDS encoding energy transducer TonB: MGFESFGQQDHDPARKRRLAVGAGAGLVVLGGLLAVGIAFGAIAPLQQEEEVDVKLVAKVPEAKPPPPPPPPPPRPKSPAPLGAKKASPLTPPTVIPQEKPPETDLQNAKSEIPIGDGDPNGDPNGKAGGRGSGGVAVAPTAPPAPPAPPPPPIQLPEHVDPPQAIHKPMPEYPEAARKQGIETVVIIKFVVTETGEVAEPTILRGHPLLDEAVLATVKTWRFQPAVMDGHAIRVYRVVKIPFKLRT; encoded by the coding sequence ATGGGCTTCGAATCTTTCGGCCAACAGGATCACGATCCTGCACGCAAACGGCGTCTTGCCGTTGGAGCGGGCGCAGGGCTCGTGGTTTTGGGTGGCTTGCTTGCGGTCGGAATTGCATTCGGGGCCATAGCGCCTCTCCAACAAGAGGAAGAGGTGGACGTGAAACTCGTGGCCAAGGTGCCCGAGGCAAAGCCTCCACCGCCGCCACCTCCTCCCCCGCCCCGGCCCAAGTCACCGGCGCCGCTCGGGGCGAAGAAGGCCAGCCCGCTCACGCCGCCCACGGTGATTCCGCAGGAGAAGCCGCCGGAGACGGATTTGCAGAATGCCAAGAGCGAAATCCCGATTGGCGACGGCGATCCCAATGGAGATCCGAACGGCAAGGCCGGCGGGCGAGGCTCGGGTGGTGTCGCCGTTGCGCCAACGGCACCTCCTGCGCCCCCGGCGCCGCCTCCTCCGCCGATTCAGTTGCCCGAGCACGTGGACCCGCCGCAGGCGATCCACAAGCCGATGCCCGAATATCCCGAGGCGGCACGCAAGCAGGGTATCGAGACGGTCGTCATCATCAAGTTCGTCGTCACGGAAACGGGCGAGGTCGCCGAACCCACGATTCTACGAGGGCACCCGCTGCTCGACGAGGCGGTGCTGGCCACGGTGAAGACTTGGCGCTTTCAACCGGCCGTCATGGACGGTCATGCCATTCGCGTTTACCGCGTTGTGAAAATCCCCTTCAAACTCAGGACTTGA
- the hpnR gene encoding hopanoid C-3 methylase HpnR produces the protein MKVLCVHPSGLMYTEIFLRLEPLGVELVAAAVRRAGHDTRLLDLQAATHRDYFRLLDDFRPDAVLFGMNYLANVPEVVDLCKETKARHPRILTCVGGHSASFTARELLAHAEGSIDCVVRGEGEEAAPRVLDAWRDDPKSLHLLDGVITLDGEGPPPKQIHSLDDLRPARDLLPNRKKYFIGVLDPAASIEFSRGCPWDCSFCSAWTFYGRSYRKVNPEICAEDLASIREQGVFIVDDVAFIQAEHGNAIADAIERRGLKKRYYLETRGDVLLRNKELFVRWKKLGLEYMFLGLEAIDAEGLKAFRKRVPLGKNFEALEYARSLGIMVAVNIIADPDWDEARFQVIREWALSVPEIVNISVNTPYPGTETFLTDARTFTTRDYRLFDIQHAVLPTKLPLRRFYEELVKTQQVLNKKHLGIAALKATAAISARLLLQGQTNFVKMLWKFNSVYDPRRQLSDHAQPVKYEMKLPVVSPTKKVDPRKLYVLPPNSKAAQANALITRET, from the coding sequence ATGAAGGTCCTGTGCGTTCATCCGAGTGGTCTCATGTACACCGAGATCTTCCTTCGTTTGGAGCCCCTGGGCGTCGAGCTCGTCGCGGCGGCGGTTCGTCGGGCCGGGCACGACACCCGGCTGCTCGATCTTCAGGCGGCCACGCATCGCGACTACTTTCGCCTCCTCGACGATTTTCGTCCGGACGCGGTGCTCTTCGGCATGAACTACCTCGCGAACGTCCCCGAGGTCGTCGACCTCTGCAAGGAGACCAAGGCGCGCCACCCGCGGATCCTCACCTGTGTGGGCGGCCACAGTGCGTCCTTCACGGCGAGGGAGCTCCTCGCGCATGCAGAAGGCAGCATCGATTGCGTGGTGCGCGGAGAAGGGGAGGAGGCCGCACCGCGCGTGCTCGATGCCTGGCGCGACGACCCGAAGAGCCTGCATCTGCTCGACGGCGTGATCACCCTGGACGGTGAAGGCCCGCCCCCCAAGCAGATTCACTCGCTCGACGATCTGCGCCCGGCGCGCGACTTGCTGCCCAATCGAAAAAAGTACTTCATCGGCGTGCTGGATCCCGCGGCATCGATCGAGTTCTCACGTGGCTGCCCGTGGGACTGCTCGTTCTGCAGCGCCTGGACCTTCTACGGACGAAGCTATCGCAAAGTAAACCCGGAGATCTGCGCCGAAGATCTCGCGAGCATCCGCGAACAAGGCGTCTTCATCGTCGACGACGTGGCCTTCATCCAGGCCGAGCACGGCAACGCCATTGCGGACGCCATCGAGCGCCGTGGCCTCAAGAAGCGGTATTATTTGGAGACGCGCGGCGACGTGCTCCTGCGCAACAAAGAGTTGTTCGTGCGCTGGAAGAAACTCGGCCTCGAGTACATGTTCCTCGGCCTCGAAGCCATCGATGCCGAAGGCCTCAAAGCCTTTCGAAAGCGCGTGCCATTGGGCAAAAACTTCGAAGCCCTCGAATACGCGCGTTCCCTCGGCATCATGGTGGCGGTGAACATCATTGCCGATCCCGACTGGGACGAGGCGCGCTTTCAAGTCATCCGCGAATGGGCCCTGTCCGTGCCCGAAATCGTCAACATCAGCGTGAATACGCCCTATCCGGGCACCGAGACCTTCCTCACCGACGCCCGCACCTTCACCACGCGCGATTATCGCCTTTTCGACATTCAACACGCCGTTCTCCCGACCAAGTTGCCACTTCGGCGCTTCTACGAAGAGCTCGTAAAAACGCAACAAGTGCTCAACAAGAAGCATTTGGGCATCGCCGCATTGAAGGCGACGGCCGCGATCTCGGCGCGCTTGCTGCTCCAGGGCCAAACGAACTTCGTCAAAATGCTCTGGAAGTTCAACTCGGTGTACGATCCCCGGCGGCAACTCTCCGATCATGCCCAGCCGGTCAAATACGAAATGAAGTTGCCCGTGGTGTCTCCGACGAAGAAGGTGGATCCGCGAAAGCTTTACGTTCTGCCGCCCAACAGCAAAGCCGCGCAGGCGAATGCATTGATCACGCGGGAGACCTGA
- a CDS encoding alcohol dehydrogenase catalytic domain-containing protein, protein MKALTFDLHLPRLAFARALGTVSAHGYLNGLGPLRLAEVPDARVLGDHWVVVETKACGICGSDVKEVFMDAAVDNPLTAVISFPHVMGHEHVGVVAETGRAVTRVKRGDRVACSPWFSCAVRGLPECDACRRGQIALCESFTEGTFAPGMHAGTCRDISGGFAPLVPVHESACFPMPDGVPFSTAVLADPFAVALHAVLKSPPEPGETVLVYGCGGLGVLVIHILARLFPRTRVLAVDPRPHARALAEQLGAAATFSARGAELIEAIAQAADVPVRRPQFALPWLHKGVDRVYDTVGSAATLETAVRITRPLGVLVLVGVATPARFEWTPLYFKELHIMGSSGYGIEDFAGRRAHAFEHFFALLEQRTLDLSNVVTHRFPLAEYKDAFLTARSKGAAPAIKVVFDFG, encoded by the coding sequence ATGAAGGCGCTCACGTTCGACTTGCACCTTCCGCGGCTCGCGTTTGCGCGTGCGCTCGGCACGGTCTCGGCGCACGGCTATTTGAACGGGCTCGGTCCGCTGCGCCTCGCCGAGGTGCCCGATGCGCGCGTGCTCGGCGATCACTGGGTCGTCGTGGAGACGAAGGCGTGTGGCATTTGCGGCAGCGACGTCAAGGAAGTCTTCATGGACGCCGCCGTCGACAACCCGCTCACCGCGGTCATTTCCTTTCCCCACGTCATGGGCCACGAGCACGTGGGCGTCGTGGCGGAGACCGGCCGCGCCGTCACCCGTGTGAAGCGCGGCGATCGCGTGGCGTGCTCTCCCTGGTTCAGTTGCGCCGTGCGCGGTCTCCCCGAATGCGACGCGTGCCGCCGCGGCCAGATCGCGCTTTGCGAAAGCTTCACCGAGGGCACCTTCGCCCCGGGCATGCACGCCGGCACCTGCCGCGACATCTCGGGTGGCTTCGCGCCGCTCGTTCCGGTGCACGAATCGGCGTGTTTCCCGATGCCCGATGGCGTTCCTTTCTCGACCGCCGTTCTCGCCGATCCGTTCGCCGTGGCGCTGCACGCGGTGCTCAAATCGCCGCCGGAGCCCGGCGAGACGGTGCTCGTGTACGGATGCGGCGGGCTCGGTGTGCTCGTGATCCACATTCTCGCGCGGCTCTTTCCGCGCACGCGCGTCTTGGCGGTGGACCCGCGGCCGCACGCCCGCGCACTGGCCGAGCAGCTCGGGGCCGCCGCGACCTTCTCGGCGCGCGGTGCGGAGCTCATCGAGGCCATTGCGCAGGCTGCCGACGTGCCCGTACGTCGTCCGCAGTTCGCGTTGCCATGGCTGCACAAGGGGGTCGACCGCGTTTACGATACCGTGGGCTCGGCCGCGACCCTCGAGACCGCGGTGCGCATCACGAGGCCGCTCGGTGTCTTGGTGCTGGTAGGCGTCGCCACCCCGGCGCGCTTCGAATGGACGCCGCTCTACTTCAAAGAGCTCCACATCATGGGCTCGAGCGGATACGGCATCGAGGACTTCGCCGGGCGGCGCGCACACGCCTTCGAGCATTTTTTTGCCCTTCTCGAGCAGCGCACCCTCGATTTGTCGAACGTCGTCACCCACCGCTTTCCGCTGGCCGAGTACAAGGACGCATTCTTGACGGCACGCTCGAAAGGCGCAGCGCCGGCCATCAAAGTGGTGTTCGACTTCGGGTGA
- a CDS encoding MotA/TolQ/ExbB proton channel family protein, producing MMSFNPIHLWASMGLMSKIVTSVLLVMALCTVTVVVERWIALFRGTRASQRFASAAGSALNAREFETLVTLSADHEQAPLSRLVGATVKRYLRARADGVEAGDDLTPIELAKREGARQTEELGADLRRGMGMLATIGSISPFVGLLGTVVGIITAFQGIAATGSGGLGAVSGGIAEALVETALGLMVAIPSVLIFNFLSNTITRMEGALQRSLGELIDEMETHQGRETSGRFAREAQAAE from the coding sequence ATGATGTCGTTCAACCCGATTCATCTCTGGGCCAGCATGGGCCTCATGAGCAAAATCGTTACTTCGGTATTGCTCGTCATGGCACTTTGCACCGTCACCGTCGTGGTCGAACGATGGATTGCCCTTTTCCGCGGCACGCGCGCCTCGCAACGGTTTGCCTCGGCTGCGGGCTCTGCGCTCAATGCGCGTGAGTTCGAGACGCTGGTGACGCTGTCGGCGGATCACGAGCAGGCGCCCCTTTCGCGCCTCGTTGGTGCGACGGTGAAGCGTTACCTGCGTGCGCGTGCGGATGGCGTGGAGGCCGGTGACGATTTGACGCCGATCGAGCTGGCCAAGCGCGAAGGTGCGCGGCAAACCGAGGAGCTCGGGGCCGATTTGCGCCGTGGCATGGGCATGCTGGCCACGATTGGGTCGATTTCGCCCTTCGTGGGATTGCTCGGTACCGTCGTCGGTATCATCACCGCGTTTCAGGGAATCGCGGCGACGGGCTCGGGAGGCCTCGGGGCCGTTTCGGGCGGTATCGCGGAAGCGCTCGTCGAAACGGCGCTCGGTCTCATGGTGGCCATTCCGTCGGTTCTCATCTTCAACTTCCTGAGCAACACGATTACGCGCATGGAGGGTGCGCTCCAGCGCTCGCTCGGGGAGCTGATCGACGAGATGGAGACGCATCAGGGACGCGAAACGTCCGGGCGATTCGCACGGGAAGCGCAAGCCGCCGAGTAG
- a CDS encoding biopolymer transporter ExbD, producing the protein MAITLEADKPGAKRTGPVPPAINVTPLVDVVLVLLIIFMVVTPLLNKEFKIHLPKKEDNKEQPSPENDTRIVLTVSKEGTIRINRDVIDDNELAEKLPRMLAARSDKVVYFDADDEAPYALVVQTLDRTRRAGGKAIAILTEKVAQ; encoded by the coding sequence ATGGCCATTACGCTCGAAGCCGACAAGCCGGGGGCAAAACGCACGGGGCCCGTACCCCCGGCGATCAACGTGACGCCGCTGGTCGACGTCGTCCTGGTGCTTCTCATCATTTTCATGGTGGTGACTCCCCTGCTGAACAAGGAGTTCAAAATCCACCTGCCCAAAAAAGAAGACAACAAGGAACAACCATCGCCCGAAAACGATACGCGCATCGTGCTGACGGTCAGCAAGGAAGGCACGATTCGCATCAATCGGGACGTGATTGACGACAATGAATTGGCGGAAAAGCTGCCCCGCATGCTCGCCGCCCGCAGCGACAAAGTCGTTTACTTCGATGCAGACGACGAAGCGCCTTACGCGCTCGTCGTGCAAACCCTCGATCGCACGCGCCGTGCCGGCGGAAAAGCGATCGCGATCCTTACGGAGAAAGTCGCGCAGTAA